In Paenibacillus guangzhouensis, a single window of DNA contains:
- a CDS encoding cadherin-like beta sandwich domain-containing protein, producing MKVKKLLSACMAGTIAFSAMYSTGVIYIPAALAAATVDKPVASKPAGRYEQSVSITLSSSTPGADVYYTLDGTMPDETSLKFDGAPIVLSESTNVSVRALKDGIWSTAGTYGYIIKSADKPLLEFVAMSDVHIGSSKGDPNGNSNEALAKVRERYTSNFDVISSIFKKPDAIVIAGDAINDNGEGIGANHAIVRDIFQEQLNRTNMTDTRVQFAMGNHDDKVSTATNNYPPEWFTTQSNGYYEKTIGGYSFFFVNGNNYNGDTAQRNWLKGRLAEITSDPTNLNKPIFITLHHPVSGTVMDGQQTSNPNLYADLKDYPQVFVLTGHSHLNINDDRSIHQKDFTSINLGSMSYIEVDHGYSAVTNEGLADGRFEFPVNQAQFIEVYADRVEIERVEFNGDPGSIYKGGVWQGPSELPFNSAGALAGKKWVVKLQGNTKDEIKNNFTYTTNNRNTTAPQFPANPELQVTAGANDTQVLSFRQAKDDQSMHHYEIKVLNKRTGATVKSYNVLSDYYFSPIPNKMNIPMSGLAAATSYLATITAVDAYGNKSTALQASFATGGTPPELTPIDPTTMWNQLVSEMKFDDDLSDSAVGVTGLATKVGTASFVEGKSGKAISIPAGNSNYVDLGNRSDLKFGSESFTVSFWHTGNLAGDQTIFSNKDWNSGANVGYYIGPATTNNMTLNMAGGGNRIDYSANGVGSEWHHFTISVDRENKTATTYVDGAAKATKDISILGTTNMDTAFNIILGADGKKNNGGASVTLDDLRIWKRALSATEAKALSDSYQSQTLYTYEQLTAKITEAEQFIAYIGATKGLSLPAQTKSELETQLAAAHALKATDEAMKIDQACVDLMWVLQTAKGNVIYSFIPKTGFTIDTFSSYADNENAYAANILDGDQTTIWHSKWQDPVPDFPHWVIIDMEDSYQLSGIQRTSRLNQSAMEFPKEFELYASNKLTDLSDPAFLGDAANKATGTFGKTWAGTVYKDFVALDKKLQGRYVKFLVTGTYNTDKTKKFTSMSEIDFTGEKIASPSAQLLDLRVDGTTVAGFAPDKFDYTMNVSHATTKVDVTYTAEHAGATVTVNGGDNLQVGDNNVTVTVTAIDGRTTSYVIRVHRADAPLPSDATLLQLNVNGTAIADFVPNKLDYAVTVPYETSVAAVTYMAADQLATVTVDGGEALVIGENPMTVTVTAQDGITKLIYHITVTRQPEAVLSNANLSDLRINGTQVNGFDPNKLNYTIQVSNATSVAKVTYGTQDPAATVLVTGGSDLQVGDNRIVLFVTAPDRLTTKEYVVNVRRAEPSTTTTPGGSTGKTMTPEAVTPIKPVLPADAVAVQDKDLNNNKPSVDIELTEGKNRVILPAAQADELNGRSLTVQAEHVKLTVPSELFQALNGLLPSPDKNATMTVAVEPIAAAQADQTLQQASRQDSGIYTLGGKMYELSLYITDSAGKMYKLNTFAKPVTVSFPIPTGMEASLAGIYRVLENGSLTYLGGKLTQDRKAIDIELTHFSQYAVLSLEKSYDDVRAEHWAYKTIRELSAKHIVTGVTNTRFAPSQAVTRAEFTALLTRSLGLTASEAAPFSDVASSAWYADEVAAAYAAGIVTGASTQAFEPNRSITREEMAVMLVHAYERQAVQKPDAAPAALSDASAISTWALPYVNEALNAKLLSGRQAGSFVPAAVTSRAEATQAIYNLLKSLQ from the coding sequence TATGTATTCCACGGGCGTCATCTACATCCCCGCTGCCCTTGCCGCTGCAACGGTTGACAAGCCGGTTGCATCTAAGCCTGCAGGTCGCTACGAGCAATCGGTATCCATCACGCTGAGCAGCAGCACCCCAGGCGCCGATGTCTACTATACGCTCGATGGGACGATGCCAGATGAGACAAGCCTAAAGTTCGATGGGGCACCAATCGTCCTCTCCGAATCCACGAACGTATCGGTCCGTGCCTTGAAAGACGGCATCTGGAGCACCGCAGGCACGTATGGTTACATTATCAAATCGGCGGACAAGCCATTACTGGAATTTGTAGCGATGTCAGACGTGCATATCGGCTCCTCCAAAGGTGACCCGAACGGCAACTCGAACGAAGCTTTAGCGAAGGTTCGCGAGCGATATACGAGCAATTTCGATGTCATCTCTTCGATTTTCAAAAAGCCAGATGCGATTGTCATCGCAGGCGACGCGATCAATGACAATGGAGAAGGCATCGGTGCAAATCATGCAATTGTACGGGATATTTTCCAAGAGCAGCTGAACCGCACGAACATGACGGATACACGTGTGCAATTCGCGATGGGGAATCATGACGATAAGGTCTCGACGGCAACGAATAACTACCCGCCAGAATGGTTCACCACCCAGTCGAACGGCTATTATGAGAAGACCATCGGGGGCTACTCCTTCTTCTTCGTCAACGGCAACAACTACAATGGCGACACCGCGCAGCGGAACTGGCTCAAAGGACGTCTCGCAGAGATTACAAGCGACCCGACGAATCTGAACAAGCCGATCTTCATTACGCTGCACCACCCTGTTTCCGGTACGGTCATGGACGGTCAGCAGACATCCAACCCGAACCTGTATGCGGACCTGAAGGATTACCCGCAGGTGTTCGTCTTAACAGGTCATTCCCACCTGAACATTAATGATGACCGCTCCATCCATCAGAAGGATTTCACATCCATCAATCTGGGTTCGATGTCGTATATCGAGGTCGACCATGGCTATTCGGCCGTAACGAACGAGGGTCTGGCCGATGGGCGATTCGAGTTCCCTGTGAACCAGGCGCAATTCATCGAAGTTTATGCGGATCGGGTCGAGATCGAACGCGTCGAATTCAATGGCGATCCGGGCTCGATCTATAAAGGCGGCGTATGGCAAGGACCTTCCGAATTGCCGTTTAATAGTGCGGGCGCACTGGCGGGCAAGAAGTGGGTCGTCAAGTTGCAAGGCAATACGAAAGATGAAATTAAGAACAACTTCACCTACACCACGAACAACCGGAACACAACTGCACCGCAGTTCCCTGCCAATCCCGAGCTTCAAGTGACGGCAGGCGCGAATGACACGCAAGTGCTATCCTTCCGTCAAGCCAAAGATGATCAATCGATGCATCATTACGAGATCAAAGTATTGAATAAACGCACAGGCGCGACGGTTAAATCCTATAACGTGCTATCGGATTACTATTTCTCCCCGATTCCGAACAAGATGAATATCCCGATGAGCGGACTTGCTGCCGCAACCTCTTATTTGGCGACAATTACAGCGGTTGATGCTTATGGCAACAAGAGCACAGCACTACAGGCTTCCTTCGCGACGGGCGGGACACCACCGGAGCTTACGCCAATCGATCCGACGACGATGTGGAATCAGCTCGTATCTGAAATGAAATTCGATGATGATCTGAGCGATAGCGCGGTGGGGGTAACTGGCCTAGCAACCAAGGTTGGCACTGCGTCCTTCGTCGAAGGCAAATCCGGCAAAGCGATCAGCATTCCGGCAGGCAACAGCAACTATGTGGACCTTGGTAACCGCTCGGACTTGAAGTTCGGCAGTGAGAGCTTCACGGTATCGTTCTGGCATACAGGGAATCTGGCCGGCGATCAGACGATCTTCTCCAACAAAGATTGGAACTCGGGCGCCAATGTCGGTTACTATATTGGACCTGCGACAACGAACAACATGACGCTCAATATGGCTGGCGGCGGCAATCGGATCGATTACTCCGCGAATGGCGTAGGATCAGAATGGCACCACTTCACGATTTCCGTCGATCGGGAGAACAAGACGGCAACGACGTATGTTGACGGTGCTGCCAAAGCAACCAAGGATATCTCTATCCTCGGGACAACTAACATGGATACGGCGTTTAATATCATACTTGGCGCCGACGGCAAGAAAAATAACGGCGGGGCGAGTGTAACGCTCGACGATCTAAGAATTTGGAAACGCGCGCTGTCCGCAACGGAAGCCAAAGCGTTATCCGACTCCTATCAATCGCAAACGCTCTATACCTATGAGCAGTTAACGGCGAAAATCACGGAAGCCGAGCAATTCATCGCTTATATCGGAGCAACGAAGGGGTTGTCGCTTCCGGCACAGACCAAAAGCGAGCTAGAGACACAACTGGCAGCAGCACATGCTCTAAAGGCAACGGATGAAGCCATGAAAATTGACCAAGCCTGTGTCGATCTCATGTGGGTACTGCAGACTGCAAAAGGAAATGTCATCTACAGCTTCATCCCAAAAACAGGTTTTACGATCGACACCTTCAGTTCTTATGCTGACAACGAAAATGCCTACGCGGCGAACATTCTGGACGGCGATCAGACAACGATTTGGCATTCCAAGTGGCAAGATCCCGTACCGGATTTCCCGCATTGGGTCATCATCGACATGGAGGATTCCTATCAGTTGAGCGGTATCCAGCGTACGAGCCGTCTGAATCAGTCCGCGATGGAATTCCCGAAGGAGTTCGAATTGTATGCTTCTAACAAGCTAACCGACCTGAGCGATCCTGCATTCTTAGGCGACGCTGCCAATAAGGCAACCGGAACCTTCGGCAAGACATGGGCAGGCACGGTCTACAAAGATTTCGTTGCGCTAGACAAGAAACTGCAAGGACGATACGTGAAATTCTTAGTTACTGGCACCTACAACACGGATAAGACAAAGAAATTCACGAGCATGAGCGAGATCGATTTTACGGGCGAGAAAATAGCAAGCCCGAGCGCACAGCTGCTTGACCTGCGCGTCGACGGCACAACCGTGGCAGGCTTCGCGCCGGATAAGTTCGACTACACGATGAACGTATCCCATGCGACGACGAAGGTTGATGTGACTTATACAGCGGAGCATGCGGGCGCTACAGTCACCGTGAACGGCGGCGACAACCTACAAGTGGGCGACAATAACGTAACGGTTACCGTCACGGCCATTGATGGCCGCACCACATCCTACGTCATTCGTGTCCATCGTGCGGACGCTCCGCTTCCGTCCGACGCTACCCTGCTTCAACTGAACGTCAATGGCACGGCCATCGCAGACTTCGTGCCGAATAAGCTCGACTATGCCGTCACCGTTCCTTATGAGACATCAGTAGCTGCCGTGACGTATATGGCTGCAGATCAACTTGCAACGGTAACCGTGGACGGTGGTGAAGCACTTGTAATCGGTGAGAACCCGATGACTGTTACGGTAACGGCACAAGACGGCATCACAAAGCTTATCTACCACATCACGGTAACAAGACAACCTGAAGCCGTATTGTCTAACGCAAATCTATCGGATCTACGGATTAACGGCACCCAGGTGAACGGATTTGATCCGAACAAGTTGAATTACACGATACAGGTATCGAACGCGACATCCGTCGCGAAAGTGACTTACGGCACACAAGACCCTGCAGCGACGGTTCTCGTGACCGGAGGATCTGACTTGCAGGTAGGCGACAATCGTATCGTCTTATTCGTTACGGCGCCTGATCGCCTAACAACCAAGGAATATGTGGTGAATGTTCGCCGTGCAGAGCCTTCAACGACGACGACGCCGGGAGGATCAACGGGTAAAACAATGACACCAGAGGCCGTAACGCCGATCAAGCCAGTGCTGCCAGCTGATGCTGTCGCCGTGCAAGATAAAGATCTGAACAACAACAAACCATCCGTCGATATTGAACTGACGGAAGGGAAAAACCGCGTCATCTTGCCGGCAGCGCAAGCCGATGAGTTGAATGGCCGTTCGCTGACCGTCCAAGCAGAACATGTGAAGCTCACCGTTCCGAGTGAACTCTTCCAAGCCTTGAATGGCTTGCTGCCTTCACCTGACAAGAATGCGACGATGACGGTCGCAGTCGAGCCGATCGCTGCAGCACAAGCAGATCAGACGCTTCAGCAAGCAAGCCGTCAAGACAGTGGCATCTATACGCTGGGCGGTAAGATGTACGAGCTATCCCTCTACATCACAGATAGCGCCGGCAAGATGTATAAGCTGAATACCTTCGCCAAGCCAGTTACTGTATCGTTCCCAATTCCAACAGGAATGGAAGCGAGCCTTGCAGGCATTTATCGAGTACTCGAGAATGGAAGCTTAACGTACTTGGGTGGAAAGCTAACGCAAGATCGCAAGGCGATCGACATTGAGCTTACGCATTTCAGCCAATACGCGGTGCTGTCACTCGAGAAGTCTTATGACGACGTCCGTGCCGAGCACTGGGCCTACAAGACGATTCGCGAGCTGTCTGCGAAGCACATCGTCACAGGCGTGACGAACACCCGCTTTGCTCCGTCCCAAGCCGTGACCCGTGCGGAATTCACAGCATTGCTCACGCGGTCACTTGGGCTCACCGCTTCGGAAGCTGCTCCATTCAGCGACGTAGCAAGCTCCGCATGGTATGCGGATGAAGTCGCAGCAGCCTATGCGGCTGGCATTGTGACTGGTGCGTCCACGCAAGCCTTCGAGCCGAATCGCAGCATCACGCGAGAAGAGATGGCTGTTATGCTCGTTCACGCTTACGAACGTCAAGCGGTGCAGAAGCCAGACGCTGCTCCTGCAGCCCTCTCCGATGCTTCGGCGATCAGCACATGGGCGCTCCCTTATGTGAATGAGGCGCTGAACGCGAAGCTGCTATCGGGCCGTCAAGCCGGAAGCTTCGTACCGGCTGCCGTCACTTCCCGTGCGGAAGCAACGCAAGCGATTTACAACTTGCTCAAGTCCCTTCAATAA